In Oncorhynchus mykiss isolate Arlee chromosome 1, USDA_OmykA_1.1, whole genome shotgun sequence, the following proteins share a genomic window:
- the LOC110524388 gene encoding testin yields the protein MEVEKEIKKMTLGHEIGAGAACLKCKDKCEGFELHFWRKICRNCKCGLMDHDVQMNSEDDRKVGKLFEDTKYTGLVAKLKTDGAPTYKGNQVTFSISPSPMSATSVPYSPHTVPAKAGYGAEGGAGAVPGSGAGAGYGASAGAGAGPATMSKPGAIRPNAVSVNVVPVRKDAVKSVTYEWAPPGVKQYMAVRYIELLPPERRPIAGTEGAAYRRQQMAVQLPEHDQDPAKCHELTPAEVKQMQQFVRKYKDEALGVGDIKLPEEMMGQGLGQERAPGMGAPGMGAPGMGAAGMGAPGMGAPGQGGPGQGRPGMAEHPGMATAGGAFGPAGPGLRTRPGAGGALGPAGPVQPGTGAGGYPGAGKGAPEDMGTAATTTAGSMGTPGAPGSHQAGPCGQYSCHQCQLPMRQGEPAVYAERAGYDKLWHPACFVCCTCSELLVDMIYFWKKGQLYCGRHYGDSEKPRCGGCDELIFSNEYTQAEDQNWHLKHFCCFDCDCVLAGETYVMENNKPVCKPCYMKSHAVVCTACQNPVEPEAQRVSYGEFYWHAEPQCFQCSCCAKCLIGERFMAIQGMLFCSVECKKKTMT from the exons AAAAATCTGCCGGAACTGTAAGTGTGGCCTGATGGACCACGATGTTCAGATGAACTCTGAGGATGACCGGAAGGTTGGTAAGCTGTTTGAGGACACCAAGTACACGGGTCTCGTCGCCAAGCTCAAGACAGACGGCGCCCCCACATACAAGGGCAACCAGGTCACCTTCTCCATCTCCCCCAGCCCCATGTCAGCCACCTCTGTACCATACAGTCCCCACACTGTGCCAGCCAAGGCTGGCTATGGTGCTGAGGGTGGGGCTGGGGCCGTACCTGGGTCTGGTGCTGGTGCCGGTTATGGGGCCAGTGCTGGGGCCGGTGCTGGGCCCGCTACCATGTCCAAACCAGGGGCAATCAGACCTAATGCTGTGTCAGTCAATGTCGTGCCAGTCAGGAAGGATGCTGTGAAGTCTGTCACCTACGAGTGGGCACCACCAGGGGTCAAACAGTATATG GCTGTCCGCTACATTGAGCTCCTGCCCCCAGAGAGGCGTCCCATAGCGGGCACAGAGGGTGCAGCCTACCGCCGGCAACAGATGGCAGTGCAGCTACCGGAGCATGACCAGGACCCGGCCAAGTGCCACGAGCTTACCCCCGCAGAGGTGAAACAGATGCAGCAGTTCGTCCGCAAGTACAAGGACGAGGCCCTGGGAGTGGGAGACATCAAGCTGCCCGAGGagatgatgggacagggtctgggTCAGGAGAGAGCACCAGGCATGGGAGCACCAGGCATGGGAGCACCAGGCATGGGAGCAGCAGGCATGGGAGCACCAGGCATGGGAGCACCAGGCCAGGGAGGACCAGGACAAGGACGACCAGGGATGGCAGAACACCCAGGGATGGCAACAGCTGGGGGAGCCTTTGGGCCTGCAGGTCCTGGTCTTCGGACTAGACCCGGGGCTGGGGGTGCACTTGGGCCAGCAGGACCAGTTCAGCCTGGGACGGGGGCTGGGGGTTACCCTGGGGCTGGAAAGGGTGCACCAGAAGACATGGGTACTGCTGCCACCACTACCGCTGGGTCAATGGGCACTCCGGGAGCCCCTGGATCTCACCAGGCTGGTCCCTGTGGACAATAC TCGTGCCACCAGTGCCAACTGCCCATGCGTCAGGGCGAGCCTGCGGTGTACGCAGAGCGTGCTGGCTACGACAAGCTGTGGCACCCGGCCTGCTTCGTGTGCTGCACCTGCTCAGAGCTCCTGGTGGACATGATCTACTTCTGGAAGAAGGGACAGCTCTACTGCGGACGCCACTACGGAGACAGCGAGAAGCCCCGCTGTGGAGGCTGTGACGAG cTGATCTTCAGTAATGAGTACACACAGGCCGAGGACCAGAACTGGCACCTGAAACACTTCTGCTGCTTCGACTGTGACTGTGTTCTGGCTGGAGAGACCTATGTTATGGAGAACAACAAGCCTGTCTGCAAGCCCTGCTACATGAAGAGCCACGCAGTA GTATGTACAGCCTGTCAGAACCCAGTGGAGCCCGAGGCCCAGCGCGTCTCCTACGGGGAGTTCTACTGGCACGCTGAGCCCCAGTGCTTCCAGTGCTCCTGCTGTGCTAAGTGTCTCATTGGAGAGCGCTTCATGGCCATACAGGGCATGCTCTTCTGCTCTGTCGAGTGCAAGAAGAAGACCATGACCTAG